One window of Peteryoungia desertarenae genomic DNA carries:
- the thiD gene encoding bifunctional hydroxymethylpyrimidine kinase/phosphomethylpyrimidine kinase, which produces MTSTSIRNVLSIAGSDPSGGAGIQADLKAFSARGCYGMAVITALTAQNTRGVSAVVPLDPDFVAEQIRMVFDDVRVDAVKIGMIANAGIAMAVAEALKPHRGIPVVLDPVMIAKGGASLLDPDAVEALTSELLPLATLLTPNLPEAAALLGDPEASDRRIMESQAVRLTALGPKAVLVKGGHLAGGESPDVLVADGKVSWFEARRVETSNTHGTGCSLSSALAAELAKGREPQEAVGIAKAWLAEAVAASGRLAVGSGHGPVHHFHAMW; this is translated from the coding sequence ATGACATCCACATCCATCCGCAACGTGCTCTCGATCGCCGGCTCGGACCCGTCCGGTGGCGCCGGCATCCAGGCCGACCTCAAGGCTTTCTCGGCGCGTGGTTGCTATGGCATGGCGGTCATCACGGCGCTGACGGCGCAGAATACCCGGGGTGTCTCGGCGGTCGTGCCGCTCGATCCGGACTTCGTCGCCGAGCAAATCCGCATGGTCTTCGATGATGTCAGGGTCGATGCCGTGAAGATCGGCATGATCGCCAATGCCGGGATTGCGATGGCTGTGGCGGAGGCGCTGAAGCCGCATCGTGGCATTCCCGTGGTTCTCGATCCGGTGATGATCGCCAAGGGTGGGGCCTCACTTCTCGATCCCGATGCTGTCGAGGCGCTCACTTCAGAACTTCTGCCGCTCGCGACTTTGCTCACCCCGAACCTGCCGGAGGCCGCAGCCCTGCTCGGCGATCCTGAAGCCTCCGACCGGCGCATCATGGAATCCCAGGCGGTCCGGCTGACTGCGCTCGGACCAAAAGCCGTATTGGTCAAGGGCGGGCATCTCGCTGGAGGTGAAAGCCCGGATGTCTTGGTTGCGGATGGAAAGGTCAGCTGGTTCGAGGCCCGCCGCGTCGAGACGTCCAACACGCACGGGACCGGCTGCTCGCTGTCGAGCGCCCTTGCGGCGGAGCTTGCGAAGGGCAGGGAGCCGCAAGAGGCGGTCGGTATCGCAAAGGCATGGCTGGCCGAGGCCGTGGCAGCCTCCGGCAGGCTGGCGGTCGGATCGGGACACGGCCCAGTGCACCACTTTCACGCCATGTGGTAG
- a CDS encoding pirin family protein, translated as MSIRPVKFESRATPAMEGAGVKLHRVFGFGDPSMTDPFLMMDDFRNDDPTDYIRGFPWHPHRGIETITYVLAGTVEHGDSLGNRGSLGAGDIQWMTAGSGIMHQEMPKGDFAGRMHGFQLWANLPSSLKMTTPRYQDIRGSDIPVVVDDDGTAVRVICGEFWGTSGPVDGIAAEPVYLDISVPPGKRKTLPVDTYRSAFAYIFAGSGTFRDASKPFGVKVEKEYMGEELNIRDLSGNRTLVVFDTGDEITVQAGEQGIRFLLVSGKPIKEPVAWHGPIVMNSREELMQAMRELQNGTFIKVDH; from the coding sequence ATGTCGATACGCCCCGTGAAATTCGAAAGCCGTGCGACCCCTGCCATGGAGGGGGCTGGCGTAAAGCTGCACCGTGTCTTCGGCTTTGGTGATCCGTCCATGACGGACCCGTTTCTGATGATGGATGATTTTCGCAATGATGACCCCACCGATTATATCCGAGGTTTCCCTTGGCATCCGCATCGCGGGATCGAAACGATCACCTATGTACTGGCCGGGACGGTCGAGCACGGCGACAGCCTCGGCAATCGCGGGTCACTCGGAGCGGGAGACATCCAGTGGATGACGGCTGGCAGCGGCATCATGCATCAGGAAATGCCAAAGGGAGATTTCGCGGGCCGTATGCATGGTTTTCAGCTCTGGGCCAACCTGCCCTCTTCACTGAAGATGACGACACCTCGTTATCAAGATATCCGAGGCTCGGATATTCCTGTTGTTGTTGATGACGACGGTACAGCCGTCCGGGTCATCTGTGGTGAATTCTGGGGGACGAGCGGCCCGGTCGACGGGATCGCCGCAGAGCCCGTCTATCTCGATATCTCTGTTCCACCGGGCAAGCGCAAGACCTTGCCTGTGGACACCTACCGATCCGCCTTCGCCTATATCTTCGCCGGCTCCGGTACGTTCCGGGATGCATCGAAACCCTTCGGCGTGAAGGTCGAGAAGGAATATATGGGCGAGGAACTCAATATCCGCGATCTTTCCGGTAACCGGACGCTGGTCGTCTTTGACACCGGGGACGAAATTACCGTTCAGGCCGGCGAGCAGGGTATCCGCTTCCTCCTCGTTTCCGGCAAGCCCATCAAAGAACCCGTTGCATGGCATGGCCCAATCGTCATGAACAGCCGCGAGGAACTGATGCAGGCAATGCGCGAGCTGCAGAACGGAACCTTTATCAAGGTTGATCATTAA
- a CDS encoding class II glutamine amidotransferase, whose translation MCRWAAYRGDAIYLEELVSSPAHSLIEQSHCATRAKTSTNADGFGLAWYGDRPEPGRFRDVLPAWSDCNLKSLARQIRSPLFLAHVRAATHGSTRRDNCHPFVHDNWSFMHNGQIDHFDQLRRPMETMLDDEYFNGRHGNTDSELLFLLAMQFGMKERPLAAMAEAIGFVTGLSLHLVGSVKIRFTAAFSDGKSLYAVRYASDRFAPTLFAGPMGESGSHCVVSEPLNDDTDAWMEIPPDSAVVVDDTGLRVEAFKPAVETQRLPNLALAN comes from the coding sequence ATGTGCCGTTGGGCAGCCTACCGCGGTGACGCGATTTACCTTGAAGAACTTGTCAGTTCACCCGCCCATTCCCTGATAGAGCAGTCCCATTGCGCAACACGCGCCAAGACCTCGACAAATGCTGATGGTTTCGGTTTGGCGTGGTATGGAGATCGTCCAGAGCCGGGACGATTTCGCGATGTTCTGCCAGCCTGGTCCGACTGTAATCTGAAAAGCCTCGCACGCCAGATAAGGTCGCCACTCTTCCTGGCACATGTCCGCGCCGCCACTCATGGTTCTACGCGTCGTGACAATTGCCATCCCTTCGTTCACGACAACTGGTCCTTCATGCATAACGGCCAGATCGATCATTTCGATCAGTTGCGTCGCCCCATGGAGACCATGCTGGATGACGAGTATTTCAACGGACGCCATGGAAATACCGATTCAGAGCTTCTGTTCCTGCTGGCCATGCAGTTCGGCATGAAGGAGCGACCGCTGGCAGCCATGGCGGAAGCTATTGGTTTCGTGACCGGTCTCAGCCTTCATCTTGTCGGTTCGGTGAAGATCCGTTTTACGGCTGCCTTCTCTGACGGCAAAAGCCTCTATGCCGTTCGCTATGCCTCGGATCGCTTTGCTCCAACGCTGTTTGCGGGTCCCATGGGAGAAAGCGGCAGCCATTGTGTTGTCTCGGAGCCGCTGAACGACGACACCGATGCATGGATGGAGATCCCGCCGGACAGCGCGGTGGTGGTCGATGACACGGGATTGCGTGTCGAAGCCTTCAAACCGGCTGTCGAGACGCAACGCTTGCCGAATTTGGCACTCGCCAACTGA
- a CDS encoding MmcQ/YjbR family DNA-binding protein, with product MSNLFERAEFEDFVARLPGVSFVDQWDSRVAKVADKVFALLTDTSHRITFKVTEESFEILSSMDGVSQAPYFAKRKWVSVSAEAPLSSDDLQYYLQRSHRLVAQGLTQKTRTELGIPKGLD from the coding sequence ATGAGCAATCTCTTCGAACGAGCCGAATTCGAGGATTTCGTCGCGAGACTTCCGGGTGTATCCTTCGTCGATCAATGGGATAGCCGGGTTGCCAAGGTCGCAGACAAGGTCTTTGCCTTGTTGACCGATACCAGCCATCGGATCACCTTCAAGGTCACCGAGGAAAGTTTCGAGATCCTGTCGTCAATGGATGGAGTTAGCCAGGCACCCTATTTCGCCAAGCGGAAATGGGTTTCCGTATCGGCAGAGGCGCCGCTTTCCAGCGATGATCTGCAGTATTATCTTCAACGATCACATAGGCTTGTGGCACAGGGCCTCACACAAAAGACCCGCACAGAACTGGGTATCCCTAAAGGTCTCGACTGA
- the coaBC gene encoding bifunctional phosphopantothenoylcysteine decarboxylase/phosphopantothenate--cysteine ligase CoaBC: MTLAGKDILLIISGGIAAYKSLDLIRRLRERGAHVRPIMTAGAQEFITPLAVGALAADKVFTELFSREDEQDVGHIRLARECDLVVVAPATADLMAKMANGLANDLASTVLLATNKPVLVAPAMNPQMWAHPATQRNLMTLQSDGLHFIGPKAGEMAESGEAGVGRMAEPLEIVAAIEDLLQPQSLMLSGKTAIVTSGPTHEPIDPVRYIANRSSGRQGHAIAAALSRLGAKVTLVSGPVTIADPAGVTTIHIERAEEMRDAVLAALPADIAVMVAAVADWRVASSADQKIKKQAGAAPAPLELTENPDILKTVGHHPNRPRLVVGFAAETQNVEENGRAKLERKGADLIVANDVSPETGIMGGSRNTVRLITTSGSEVWPEMDKDAVAMKLAHWIAERVEKP, encoded by the coding sequence ATGACGCTTGCCGGCAAGGACATTCTTCTCATCATTTCTGGTGGAATTGCCGCCTATAAGAGCCTGGACCTGATCCGGCGACTTCGCGAACGCGGCGCACATGTCCGCCCGATCATGACGGCGGGCGCCCAGGAGTTCATCACGCCGCTGGCCGTGGGGGCGCTAGCGGCCGACAAGGTTTTCACCGAGCTTTTCTCGCGGGAGGATGAACAGGATGTCGGCCATATCCGGCTGGCGCGGGAATGCGACCTCGTGGTGGTTGCCCCGGCGACGGCAGACCTGATGGCCAAGATGGCAAACGGCCTTGCCAATGATCTTGCATCCACGGTTCTCCTGGCCACCAACAAGCCAGTGCTTGTGGCGCCTGCGATGAACCCGCAGATGTGGGCGCATCCGGCCACCCAGCGAAACCTGATGACCCTTCAGAGCGACGGCCTGCATTTCATCGGTCCCAAGGCTGGCGAAATGGCCGAAAGTGGCGAGGCTGGCGTCGGTCGCATGGCGGAACCGCTTGAGATTGTTGCCGCGATCGAGGATCTGCTTCAACCTCAGTCTCTGATGCTCAGCGGCAAGACCGCCATCGTGACATCCGGCCCGACGCATGAACCGATTGACCCCGTCCGTTACATCGCAAACCGCTCTTCCGGCAGGCAGGGTCATGCGATTGCAGCAGCACTTTCCAGATTGGGCGCCAAGGTGACGCTTGTCTCCGGGCCGGTTACCATTGCTGATCCGGCGGGTGTGACCACCATCCACATCGAACGGGCCGAGGAAATGCGCGACGCGGTCCTTGCTGCCCTTCCCGCCGATATAGCGGTTATGGTTGCAGCTGTCGCAGACTGGCGGGTCGCCTCGTCAGCCGACCAGAAGATCAAGAAACAGGCGGGGGCTGCGCCGGCGCCGCTCGAACTGACCGAGAACCCCGATATTCTGAAGACGGTCGGCCACCACCCAAACCGACCGCGTCTCGTCGTCGGTTTTGCAGCCGAGACCCAGAATGTGGAGGAGAACGGTCGAGCAAAACTGGAGCGTAAGGGCGCTGACCTTATCGTTGCCAACGACGTATCCCCTGAAACCGGGATAATGGGCGGCAGTCGAAATACCGTTCGGCTGATCACGACATCCGGCTCCGAAGTCTGGCCAGAGATGGACAAGGATGCTGTGGCAATGAAGCTTGCCCACTGGATAGCGGAGCGTGTTGAGAAGCCATGA
- the ubiB gene encoding 2-polyprenylphenol 6-hydroxylase: MSTVGAYFRLARVGWVLVREGVVSALPSEGLPPSLRLAQKAAGLLARNRAMKRERSDRLARAVARLGPSYVKIGQFLATRPDVVGTEFSEDLSGLQDRMAFFPMEEAKTTIQESLGRPIDELYLRLDAPIAAASIAQVHPAEVMTDQGPKKVAVKVIRPGIRRRFAADLEAMYLVSHLQERFIPQTRRLRPVEVTRTLEQTTKVEMDLRLEGAAFSELGENTRDDPGFRVPEIDWERTGRDVVTMEWIDGIKMSDVEALRKAGHDLNALADTLIQSFLRHTLRDGFFHADMHPGNLFVDPQGMIVAVDMGITGRLGKKERRFLAEILYGFITRDYLRVAEVHFEAGYVPSHHNVASFAQAIRAIGEPIHGQPAETISMGRLLTLLFEVTELFDMAARPELIMLQKTMVVVEGVARILNPQFNMWKAADPVVSSWIRDNLGPKRIAVDLKDGVKAAIRVAEALPEIASKTEKFHGELMHMSEHGLRFDPETAEAIGKAEARHTRLGRLALWVIAIAAVVIAIQVS; encoded by the coding sequence ATGAGCACAGTGGGTGCATATTTCCGCCTGGCGCGGGTGGGCTGGGTTCTGGTTCGTGAGGGTGTTGTTTCGGCGCTGCCTTCGGAAGGCCTGCCGCCAAGCCTGCGTCTTGCACAAAAGGCTGCCGGCTTGCTGGCGCGCAATCGCGCGATGAAGCGCGAGCGATCCGATCGCCTTGCCCGTGCCGTGGCTCGGCTCGGCCCGTCCTATGTGAAGATCGGGCAGTTCCTGGCAACGCGTCCCGATGTGGTCGGCACCGAGTTTTCCGAGGATCTTTCCGGCCTTCAAGACCGCATGGCCTTTTTCCCCATGGAAGAGGCTAAGACCACTATTCAGGAATCCCTCGGGCGCCCGATTGACGAGCTTTATCTGCGTCTTGACGCGCCGATTGCTGCGGCGTCGATTGCGCAGGTACACCCGGCGGAAGTCATGACGGATCAGGGGCCAAAGAAGGTTGCCGTCAAGGTGATCCGACCCGGCATCCGCCGGCGCTTTGCCGCTGATCTGGAGGCGATGTATCTCGTTTCCCATCTGCAGGAACGCTTCATCCCGCAGACACGGCGCCTGCGTCCGGTGGAAGTCACGCGCACACTCGAACAGACCACCAAAGTCGAGATGGACCTGCGGCTCGAAGGAGCGGCATTTTCCGAGCTTGGCGAAAACACTCGCGATGACCCCGGTTTCCGCGTTCCCGAAATCGACTGGGAAAGAACCGGCCGCGATGTCGTCACCATGGAATGGATCGACGGGATCAAGATGTCGGACGTGGAGGCCCTGCGCAAAGCCGGGCACGATCTGAACGCGCTCGCCGATACGCTGATCCAGTCCTTCCTGCGCCATACGCTGCGTGACGGCTTTTTTCATGCCGATATGCATCCCGGCAATCTCTTCGTCGACCCGCAGGGCATGATCGTTGCCGTCGACATGGGCATTACCGGACGTCTGGGAAAGAAAGAGCGGCGTTTTCTTGCGGAGATCCTCTACGGCTTCATCACCCGTGATTACCTGCGTGTAGCTGAAGTGCACTTCGAGGCGGGATATGTGCCGTCCCACCATAATGTTGCAAGCTTTGCCCAGGCAATCCGCGCCATCGGCGAGCCGATCCATGGTCAGCCCGCTGAGACGATTTCGATGGGACGGTTGCTGACGCTGCTGTTCGAGGTGACCGAGCTTTTCGATATGGCAGCCCGACCCGAACTGATCATGCTCCAGAAGACCATGGTGGTGGTCGAGGGCGTGGCGCGGATTCTCAATCCGCAGTTCAACATGTGGAAGGCGGCGGACCCCGTCGTCTCATCCTGGATACGCGACAATCTGGGGCCGAAGCGAATTGCGGTCGATCTCAAGGACGGCGTGAAGGCAGCGATCCGCGTTGCAGAAGCCCTGCCGGAAATTGCGTCCAAGACCGAGAAATTCCATGGCGAGTTGATGCATATGAGCGAGCACGGCCTGCGCTTCGATCCCGAAACCGCCGAGGCGATCGGCAAGGCCGAGGCACGTCATACTCGCTTGGGCCGACTGGCGCTCTGGGTCATTGCGATTGCCGCTGTCGTGATCGCCATTCAGGTCAGCTAA
- the ubiE gene encoding bifunctional demethylmenaquinone methyltransferase/2-methoxy-6-polyprenyl-1,4-benzoquinol methylase UbiE yields MTASRVSAEGGMETSYGFRQVGDGEKQDLVNDVFHKVAKRYDIMNDVMSGGLHRVWKDAMIAALNPRKDPSYKVLDVAGGTGDIAFRIIEASDRLAHATVLDINGSMLGVGAERAEKKGLTENLTFVEANAESLPFDANSFDAYTIAFGIRNVPRIDVALAEAYRVLKRGGRLLVLEFSEVDLPLLDKVYDAWSFNAIPRLGKMITGDAEPYQYLVESIRKFPNQENFATMIRKAGFSNVKFTNYSGGIAALHSGWKL; encoded by the coding sequence ATGACTGCAAGCCGAGTATCTGCCGAAGGTGGAATGGAGACCTCGTATGGCTTCCGGCAGGTTGGCGATGGCGAGAAGCAGGATCTGGTCAACGACGTATTCCACAAGGTCGCGAAGCGCTATGACATCATGAATGATGTGATGTCCGGCGGTCTGCATCGGGTCTGGAAGGATGCGATGATTGCAGCGCTCAATCCGCGCAAGGATCCGTCCTATAAGGTGCTGGATGTAGCAGGCGGCACCGGGGATATTGCCTTCCGCATTATTGAGGCTTCTGATCGGCTGGCCCATGCGACCGTCCTCGACATCAATGGCTCGATGCTGGGTGTCGGTGCCGAGCGCGCAGAAAAGAAGGGATTGACCGAAAACCTGACCTTCGTCGAGGCCAATGCCGAGAGCCTTCCGTTCGACGCCAACAGTTTCGACGCCTATACGATCGCCTTTGGCATCCGGAATGTTCCGCGCATCGACGTCGCGCTTGCGGAGGCTTATCGGGTGCTGAAACGCGGCGGCCGACTACTGGTTCTCGAGTTTTCCGAGGTGGATCTGCCGCTCCTCGACAAGGTTTACGACGCGTGGTCGTTCAATGCCATCCCACGTCTTGGCAAAATGATCACCGGTGATGCCGAACCCTACCAGTATCTCGTGGAATCCATCCGCAAGTTCCCCAATCAGGAGAATTTCGCGACCATGATACGCAAGGCGGGCTTCTCGAATGTGAAGTTCACCAATTATTCGGGTGGCATCGCCGCCCTCCATTCCGGCTGGAAGCTCTGA
- the mutM gene encoding bifunctional DNA-formamidopyrimidine glycosylase/DNA-(apurinic or apyrimidinic site) lyase, whose translation MPELPEVETVKRGLAPAMEGARVVQLELRRPDLRFPFPPGLSERISGQQVIALGRRAKYLLIDFADGAVLVSHLGMSGSYRIEKDDMSDMPGIFHHARGKDEKHDHVVFHLERPEGRLRVIYNDPRRFGFLDLVERDKIEMHPSFLDLGPEPVGNALSADYLAERFAGKLQPLKSALLDQKVIAGLGNIYVCEALWRSGLSPLRAAATLVTKTGRPKKELVLLADSIRAVIADAIAAGGSSLRDHIQADGNLGYFQHSFMAYDREGHPCRTPGCDGSVERIVQSGRSTFYCRACQK comes from the coding sequence ATGCCGGAATTGCCAGAGGTTGAAACGGTGAAACGCGGACTGGCGCCAGCTATGGAGGGTGCCCGTGTCGTTCAGCTTGAATTGCGCCGACCCGATCTGCGCTTTCCCTTCCCACCCGGACTGTCCGAGCGCATTTCCGGGCAGCAGGTTATCGCGCTGGGGCGGCGGGCGAAATACCTGCTGATCGACTTCGCTGATGGTGCCGTTCTCGTGTCGCATCTTGGAATGTCAGGTTCCTATCGCATCGAAAAGGACGATATGTCTGACATGCCCGGCATTTTTCATCATGCGCGGGGGAAGGATGAGAAACACGATCATGTCGTCTTTCATCTGGAACGGCCGGAGGGGCGTTTGCGAGTCATTTATAATGATCCCCGTCGCTTCGGTTTTCTCGATCTGGTCGAGCGTGACAAGATTGAGATGCATCCCTCCTTTCTCGACCTCGGACCCGAACCCGTAGGCAATGCCTTGTCCGCTGACTACCTCGCAGAGCGTTTTGCCGGAAAGCTCCAGCCGCTGAAAAGCGCACTCCTCGATCAAAAGGTGATTGCGGGGCTTGGGAACATCTATGTGTGCGAAGCGCTATGGCGGTCGGGACTCTCGCCGCTTCGTGCCGCCGCGACCCTGGTGACGAAAACAGGCCGACCCAAGAAGGAGCTCGTCCTGCTTGCCGATTCCATCCGCGCAGTCATTGCCGACGCAATTGCAGCTGGCGGTTCCTCGCTCAGGGATCACATCCAGGCGGACGGAAATCTCGGATATTTCCAGCACAGCTTCATGGCCTATGACCGGGAAGGACATCCCTGTCGAACACCAGGTTGCGATGGATCGGTCGAAAGGATAGTTCAATCGGGGCGCTCAACCTTCTATTGTCGCGCCTGTCAGAAATAG
- a CDS encoding enoyl-CoA hydratase, producing the protein MAYETLLIDQRDRVVVITLNRPQALNALNSTVMHELADALASMERDAGVGAVVLTGSEKAFAAGADIKEMQSLNFVDAYTGDFIGGWDKIAGFRKPIIAAVSGFALGGGCELAMMCDFIIASKTAKFGQPEITLGIIPGMGGSQRLTRAVGKAKAMDLCLTGRMMDAAEAESAGLVARVVDAERLLDEAVEAAAKIASFSLPAVLMAKEAVNRSFEQTLAEGLRFERRLFHSLFATEDQKEGMGAFVEKRKPQFRNK; encoded by the coding sequence ATGGCATACGAGACCCTGTTGATTGACCAACGTGACCGCGTTGTCGTGATCACGCTTAATCGTCCTCAGGCGCTAAATGCGCTGAATTCGACCGTCATGCATGAATTGGCCGACGCCTTGGCATCCATGGAGCGCGACGCGGGCGTCGGTGCGGTAGTGCTGACCGGGTCGGAAAAGGCTTTCGCCGCCGGTGCGGACATTAAGGAAATGCAGTCGCTTAACTTTGTTGACGCCTATACCGGGGACTTCATCGGGGGCTGGGACAAGATCGCAGGCTTTCGCAAACCTATCATCGCCGCGGTATCCGGCTTCGCCCTTGGCGGTGGTTGCGAGCTGGCGATGATGTGTGATTTCATCATCGCCTCGAAAACCGCTAAGTTCGGCCAGCCCGAGATTACGCTCGGCATCATTCCCGGCATGGGTGGCTCGCAACGCCTGACACGGGCTGTAGGCAAGGCAAAGGCCATGGACCTATGTCTGACGGGCCGGATGATGGATGCCGCCGAGGCGGAAAGCGCGGGTCTTGTTGCTCGTGTGGTGGACGCTGAACGTTTGCTGGACGAGGCGGTCGAAGCTGCGGCCAAAATCGCATCCTTCTCATTGCCGGCCGTCCTGATGGCCAAGGAGGCCGTCAATCGTTCTTTCGAGCAGACACTGGCCGAAGGTCTGCGCTTTGAGCGCCGTCTTTTCCATTCGCTCTTTGCAACGGAAGACCAGAAGGAAGGGATGGGGGCTTTCGTCGAGAAGCGCAAGCCGCAGTTCCGCAACAAATGA
- the rpsT gene encoding 30S ribosomal protein S20, whose translation MANTTSAKKATRKIARRTAVNKARRSRMRGFIRKVEEAIASGDAAVAKEALRVAQPELQRAATKGVVHANTASRKISRLAQRVKALSA comes from the coding sequence ATGGCCAACACAACTTCGGCGAAGAAGGCGACCCGCAAGATCGCTCGCCGCACTGCAGTCAACAAGGCTCGTCGTTCGCGCATGCGCGGCTTTATCCGCAAGGTCGAAGAAGCAATTGCTTCCGGTGATGCAGCGGTTGCCAAGGAAGCGCTTCGGGTAGCTCAGCCGGAACTGCAGCGCGCAGCCACCAAGGGTGTGGTTCATGCCAATACGGCATCGCGCAAGATCTCGCGCCTTGCACAGCGTGTGAAGGCCCTCTCGGCCTGA